The sequence tccatgtcctggctattataaacagtgctgtgatgaacattggggtacacatgtctctttcagttctagtttcctcagtgtgtatgccaaggagtgggattgctgggtcatatagcagttctatttcaagttttttaaggaatctccatactgttctccatactggatgtattagtttgcattcccaccaacagtgtaagagggttcccttttctccacaccctctccagcatttattgcttgtagacttttggatagcagccattctgactggcatgtaatggtacctcattgtggttttgattgctATTAGTTTTGAGAAAATAATATAGGAGATTATCTTTGTCTTCTTAAGATAGAAATACATTTCTTCAATAAGAAACAGAAAGCACTAACCATAAAAGAAACGAGTAAACTGGACTATGTTCAAATCAAAGGACATtatagaagaaaaagacaaatgacagAATGGTAGATGATATTTGAAATTCACAAAACCAACAAAACACTCAGATTAAGAGTACGTAAATATCCCaagaaatcagtaagaaaagCATGCAGAGCCAGGAGTTGAGGGGGATGGGTATCCATGAAAAAAGAATTGAATAAACATTtcacaaaagagaaggaaatctaAATGACCAAtaatcatgaaaagatgctgcatTTCATTAATAATCAAGAGAAATTCAAATTGAATCACAATGGGAAGTCATTGCACACCAATAGATAACAAAAATTAGAATTCTGAGGATAACTAttaagggtttaaaaaaaatttacaaatatagaATTGTGCTCTAGAGAAATAAGTGtggaatatgtgtgtgttagtcactcggttgtgtccaactcttcacgatccTGTAGattgtagctcctctgtccatggaattctccaggcaagaatactggagtgggtagccattcccttctccaggggatcttcctgaccaatgGATTGAActttggtctcctgcactgcaggcagattctttaccatctgattcaCCAGGGAAGTAGAACTATAAATTGATAGAGTCATGTTGGGAAACAATTTGTTATCATCTATAAAGTACAGGTAAAGATATAGCATGGTGACTCAGTGTAACAAGACTGTGTTATATATTTGAAGTTGTTATGacaatagattttaaaagttgtcACTACAGACATCATAACTATGTATATTAACTATcattattgtggtaatcattctGTAATAAAAGCATCTATCAAATCACTGTGTTGAACACTTTAAACAGTGTTATGTGtccattatatctcaataaagctgaaataaataaataatacttgtCAAGAGGATGTCAAGAGAATGAATAGAAAGACAGACACATGAATAGTAAGTGGAGGAGACAAAACCCAAAGCCAAGACTTTCTGTCTCTACATTATTTATTCTTGATATGTAGATGAAAGTTTAATACATAAAATCACCACAAAGGAAAAGGACTCATGGGTATTGCATGAGGCAGTGGTTTATTCTGAGGGCAATAGTCGATTGTACTTTCTTTCCTAGAACTTTACTATGGATACTGTTCACCAAAATACACAatattttctgtataaaattcaaaaggaaatttCCTCTCCAATTTTCATGCCAAGAATCAGTTTTATCCTCATTTAGTAAAGGAAGAACCTGGGGCTTCTAAAGGCTAAGAAACTTCTTAAACATAATTACTAACAGAAAAGGGCAGTATTCTAATAAATATCTCTTTTCCTCAACACTAAACTTCAAACACTGCTCTGAGAATAAATCCTGAAAAAACATGCATTTTTATCCAACATCTATTTGCTACATATGACAATATCCTTTGCATGGCTCTGGGCATTAAACATACATAAACATTAGCTGCATACCACATGGAAAAATGCCTAGTCCACATGCCAACCCAGATACTGGAAAGCATAGACACTGAGAGCACATAGATCTACCACTGCATTCCCTGAAAGCTTTAACCTTCCAATATGTTAACCTATGACCTGCCAGGATATAGAATACACATTTGAAtgtcctaaaataaaaatattcacccCAATGAGTATTTGTCCATTCTTGATAAAACATATCAATTGGGGAAACTGAAACATGCCCATAAGATAGTGCACTGAGGTTCAGAAACTCTGAGATTAGTCCCAACATCTAAACAGGAAATCTCAAGGGTCCCCTGTCCCCCTGGAGTCAGTTATGCTAGCTGTGATTTCCATTCTGCTTTCTCTGTCTACAGAGATCCCAGGACAACCTCTCTAGAGAGGTCATCACACCTCAACTCCCTCAGCCTAATAAGCACCCCAAAGGCCAGCAGAGCAGACTTCAGACTCATGAGAAGTTGGCTGAGCTTCCTCAATCAGGAGAGTCCTCCCACTTGAGTCAGAGCATCTCTGCCTTCTGCGATCTGGAGCTGGCAGAAGCAGTAGAGAACTAGGGACCAGGTGTTAGGAAAGAGGTGGGGGTTGAGGTCAGGGAAGGGAAACGTGTTATCCCTTTGAAGTAGTGTATCAGCTCCTCCTCCATCCCTGCTTGTCTCTGTCAATCAGCCCGGAAGTACATAGGAGACATATGAGGAAGCTGAACTTTGGCTGAGAAGCAGACTTTACCTGATAAACAGAACTGGTGCACATCATCTTCTGGAGTGgttgggaaggaaagaaaagcatctGGAGTGGAGGTGAGCTTCAGAAGCTGGCCACTCACTTGGCTACTCCAGCCCAGTTTGGTACCTTACTCTTTTCTCCCTGatactttcaaatatttcatggATTGAGAAGTCATAGGTCCATCGTGGTAAAACTTCCTTTTGGAATTTGGTTTTAAGTCCATCCAGTTGGACTTCTAGGCCATATATACCATTTGTTTTTTTTGGAGACAAAAGCCCaacaatagaaagaaaagagagagagagggaaaaaaaaaaaaaagattgcaatCTTCACCTGATCCACTCACCCTCTGCTTTTAGAATATTCTTTCTGATTCTCTAGTCAAAAACCTTCCTCCTCTTTTCTAGTCTTCAACCTGGGTATTCCTCCTTTCTCTGACCTAGAGCAATCAATCCCATTAATTCACCAAATCTCCACTAATTTTTGTATTGCACATTCCACAGGCAGCTCTTTCACAATGACTCACATTTAAATATTGTTCTATGTGTGATGTACTGCTTTACAGACATAATGTCTCCCTTGTTATTCAGAAAACATCAGGAACCAGCTTGTGAGCAGGTGATGCAAGATAAATCAATGAGGGAGATCAAATCCCTCACTGTTTGTCTTCAGCCCAGGGTACTGTCCCCTGCACGACTCCAACACCAACACCAGACATGTCCTGGTCATACATGGCCAATTTTTCCACCCAATTTGATCAGGTAATCATAGATATTCAGATTTTCAAATTCCACCATCTCTACAACACAGAAAGATAGGCCACCTCTCTAGCAAATACAAGGATAAATTCTGAATATGGAAGAAGAAAGCATGTCAGATAAGGAGGATAGAAGGGCAAACTGTGTAGGAAATtatcaaaacaattaaaatagtGCCTATGTTGATTGTGATAGACAATTAGCATACCAAACCTAGAGGAGCAGTAGCATAATACTAGAGAGCATAAACTTACAGTGAGCCAGCTTGGAGTTCAAATTCTGATTGCTCTTCACATCCTtgaaagggaaaatgaaagttgctcagtcgtgtccaactctttgcaacaccatggactatacagtccacagaattctccaggccagaatactggagtgggtagcctttcccttctccaggggatcttcccaacccagagattgaacccaggtctcccacattgcaggtggattctttaccaactgagctatcagggaaggcttAATGTCCTTAGTGAACTTCAACAAACCACTTCAACTCTGTAAGCCTTAGTCTCTTGAAATGCTTCATAATTCCTTAGGATTTAGTAGGATGCTTAGTATAAACTTGATAGATAATACTTACTCACAAATATTGGTCATTATTATTAACTTTAATTACCAATTCATCCAATTATTCAATGCATAAACAAATATTCCTTCCATAAAAACTTGCAAAATCCTGAAATTAGCCAGACAATTTGGCAATGAGGGATGTGATATGTTACGTacataaattaattgattttgaGAACATCAAGAAAGAGATAAAGGAAGGTGACACAGGGACTGATGAGGATCAACAACTTCTCCTGCATGCTGACAATATGCTGTCTCTCTTCTAAGTGTTTTCATGCATTATTTCACTAAATTTTCATAAGAATGTGAATATTTGTGTCCAACATTACACATGAAGTATTTGAAGTTTAAAGATATTTGATAACTTAGAATATGAGCATTTAATTGTAAATGAAGCAACATATTAATTTAACaatgttaaataaattaatatatcaataaataaattaatatataatataagactttaagggcttcccaggttttgctagtggtaaaggatctgcctgccagtgcaagagatgtaagagacatggattcaatccctgggaagttctcccagagaagggaatggcaccgcactccagtattcttgcctggaaaattccatgggcaaagatcctgacaggctatagtccatggggcctcaatgaattgaacacgactgagtgactgagcacacacacacacacacacacacacacacacaaacaaggcTTTAAAATGCCTTAAAGTTCCAGTGCAATATgtccatttaaaatgtattaaagaatACACTGCCTCTGAAAATTAGTTTAAACACTTTAATGATATAAGTGTATTCATTGTAGGGATTTTTATGGTAagcaagaatatataaataaccaATGTCTCAAAATGTTTGAAATTTCCGATGTAATGTGTAATTCACAAAGTATGGATGAATATGCTGGctctaaaaatttctttaaagaatgtTTGCTGATGTAAGATCTATCATTATAGAGTATTTTGTAGTAGCAAGAAAGAGAGGCAATTTTGATGTCCATTATTAGGTGACTGGGTATGACTGGAAAACACATGCTTACATGTTTCTCATAGATGTCTTTGAATAAATACAtgagagaagaaattttaaaacatgaattgaACAGTTAACAATGGGTGCTCTTCTGTACAAATATGGTTTAGGACAGGGGATTAGTGAAAGGAAAAATGGTTTATGAAAGAGGGGAGACTTGCATAGACTGCTGTTAGCATGCCGTGAGCTGAGGAGGGTGAACCTCTCATTCTGTGTCCAGACAAGGAAAGAAACACTGTTGAACCGGATTCAACGTTCCTCTTGGATAGtccctgttgattattttggCAAATGCTTATTTCTATTGAAGACATGCaaagataaagtttaattttataaTGATTGAATTTGCTTTGATAAAGAATGGGAGTCCTGTGACTTCAGTATCTAAAATACTTCCCACCCCCAATGATCTCTATCCTCTTACACTATTAATATCCTATTTTTTTAACACATGTATTGCTATTtgatattatattacatatactGTTTGTAATAATCTGACCTATAATCAGCCAAGCTACATGAATTACACAAAGGCAaagatttctgttttatttctgtattccCAGCAATAGAGATTTCCTAGATTTCCCAGACTAGGAACTAAGGAACTTGAATTAGAGGTTTCTAAAGGAAAACTCTCCATCTGTACCTCCTGGTTTCAACAGAGGACCCTTATGATAACATGGATTTGGGAACGGAGGACCACATCAAAGACCACGAGGGTTACAAGCATTCCCAGTACAGCTGCAAATAGTGACCAGACAGAGGAAACAAAGACTCGCTGGGTTCTTGTGATTTGGGCTGTGGAATTGGAGCATGATAAATAACAAACCTTCTTGTATCTAACTAGACCCAAGTCAATGGAAAGACTCAACCAAACCAGCAGTGTCTCTGAGTTCATCCTCCTGGGACTCTCCTCCCGGCCGGAGGACCAGAAGCCACTCTTCATCCTCTTCTTCATCATGTACCTGATTACTATAACAGGGAATGtgctcatcatcctggccatCCGCTCTGACCCCCAACTGCACACCCCCATGTATGTCTTCTTGAGTGTCCTGTCTTTCATTGACATTTGGTATACAACAACCATTGTCCCCAAGATGCTGGTGAACTTCTTGTCGGAGAAGAAGACCATCTCCTATGCTGGATGTCTGACCCAGATGTATTTTTTCTGTGCTTTGGGCAACACTGATAATTGTCTTCTGGCAGCCATGGCCTAtgatcgctatgtggccatctgtgaTCCCTTCCACTATGTCACCATCATGAGCCGCCGCACCTGTGTCCTGCTGGTGGCCATGTCCTGTTCATTGCCTCACTTTCACTCACTCCTACACATACTTTTGCTGAATCAGCTCACCTTCTGCAACTCCAATGTTGTCCACCACTTCCTCTGTGACATCAACCCTCTGCTGAAATTGTCCTGCTCCTCCATATTTGTCAATGATCTCACAATAAAGACAGAAGGACTGGTGTTTTGGGTGACCCCCTTCCTATGCATTGTTTTCTCATATGTGCGAATCCTCATAGCAGTTCTCAGGATCCCCTCAGCTGCAGGGAAAcgcaaagccttctccacctgtggctcccacttTACTGTGGTGATCCTGTTTTATGGAAGCATCTTCTATGTCTATTTACAGCCCTTGTCCAGCTACACTGTTCGGGACCGAGTGGCGACACTTGTCTACACGGTTCTGTCCTCCATGCTCAACCCTTTCATTTACAGTCTGAGAaacaaagacatgaagaggggCCTGAGGAAGCTGATGGGCAGGAGGAAATCCTAGCCAGAAGGAGGAAATCCTAGCCTTTTGGGGCTATATTCATGGGTTTCTCTGAGGCTCTAGATCCTGTTTCTGCTGGTTCTCGATATACATAATAAACTCCTGTAGGTCAGCAGGTACGACTCACATGTGTCACGGATGTTGGGTTGTGTCCACTTCTTTACACATACAACCAGTAACCATGGAGACTTTATGATGATTCAGTAATAGGCTCCAGGTCTACCAAAATCTTGACTTCCAGTTTTCATATATCGGcatctctcttcctgtcttcctctGCACCAGGAAACCACATCTTTTTCATTGCTCCAAATGCTGTTGAAACCCTTGTTTCCCACAAAATTTCCTAGAACTTAACATATATCTGTTCAGTAACTTTTGATTCCCTTAATCAAATTTGGCTCTCGATGTAATTTCTGTAATAAACTAGCTTTTTGAAAGTCGTTGCAGTGATTCAgaaaaggagaagcagagagagagtgACAGGATTGAGACTCTTAAGAAATGGAAACTTCCACCAAACAAGAACTGTATCTAGTGCAACAGCTATCCAGGGATTGTGCCTCTTCCGTCTTCCATATTTTTGACAACACAATGTTCTGGGCTCTGTAGTGAACAAAAGCCCAACTCTTAGCCCCTCTTAGCTAGGTGACCTAGTAGTTCAGCACACAACTGCCCTGATTATCAGGTCAGTGTGCATGAGGCTGTGTTGCCTCTGGGTCTCTACCCTGGTCATCTGGTGCCTCAAATATGCCTCAGGGCACTGGTTTTGTTCCCTCTCTCAGCTTTAGTTCCCCTTAGAGCTTCCCCTACCCATAGCCACCATCATAACCATCCAGATCTGTCTGCTTCCCAGAGAAAATACATACATTAATTCTATGTACTTAGAATTAATGATTCTAAGGAGAGTATTAAAACCCACATGTGAACATTAAAGGCAGATATAACTAGGAACTTCCAAAACCATTCAGAGACATACTGAGTGCTCTGGGAAGTAGAGTCATCTAGGCAAGGACTTTATTCTGTTcacttctgttttttcctttattctctatTATTACTCGGtgattttatactttattttatatctaaatattttatcatttattattctGCTATGTTCTTCCTGGAGCTATTATTCAATAGGTCTCATGTGGGCCTGTGAATCTGCATTTTAAGGAGCACCCCATTGAAAAGACTAACCTAGTCTTTATGTGGGAAGTTGCATGATTGAAAATTCCCTACCACTCCCTATGTCCCATTATTTGTATTTCTGGACTCATGCCTTCAGTAATGCTATATCAAGCGTATAATCTACATGTATACAGACACTCAATGATTGCAACATTTTTCATaatagaaaaaattagaaaaattaaaaataatctaaatgccCGTCAATAGAGAAATAGATAAATAGTGGTTCAATTTTTCCATAGAGAGAAATAATCTGTAATAGGTATATATAAGGAGGTATATTTCTAGAACTGACCTGAAAAGCCATTATCAATATATACCAAAATGTCTATGAGTAAACCTgttagggtgaaaaaaaaaaaagtatatatgtgtgtgggggggttatatttttgtgtatctgCTGAGATTATATACCCAGTAAGAGAACATACACccttacacacaaacacacacacacgtgtgtatatatatatatacacacacaccactatacaaaagactagaaggaaataATGTGTACTTTCAAGTCTGCACATATTTTTAACATcagaacttttattatttttttttttaatttatttatttattttttattttttttttttaaatattattttattagttggaggccaatcactttacaacatttcagtgggttttgtcatacattgacatgaatcagccatacagttacacgtattccccatcccgatcccccctcccacctccctctccacccgactcctcagggtcctcccagtgcaccaggcccgagcacctgactcatgtatcccacctgggctggtggtccgtttcaccatagataatatacatgctgttctttcaaaacatcccaccctcacgttctcccccagagttcaaaagtctgttctgtacttctgtgtcactttttctgttttgcatatagggttatcgccaccatctatctaaattccgtatatatgtgttagtatactgtaatgttctttatctttctggcttacttcactcacaTCAGAACTTTTAGACgggaacatatttttttttttataaataaacacCAGTTTTTAAGAGTAGTGTAAAATCTATTGCTCTATTTTTCATCATCATTGAGTTTTGTTTAAGTAGCAATAATATCACGTCATGATAGGAAAGAGCTGATATAAAAGAGGTCAGATCACCAATGGGACCCTCCATTGAATGTCCTGATTGTCCTTTCGATGAACTAGATAAGGAGGAAACACTCCATGCATGAAACAATCGCACTTCTACACAACATAGGGTTTTTGCTATCAACACTTTGGGTTTGGAAGAGAAAATCCTGATCTTCACACTTTTCTGCAAGACTGGGCATGGCCATGAAGCAGTggccatgtcccttgagtcaatcTGAGTGAAGTccaagaattttcatttctaacaagtcCTCAGGTTATGCCACCTACTGATTAAGAAAAATACTTTGAGAATCACTAGTCTACTAGATATCAAGATCCACTACAGACCTATTGTAGTGAAGGCTATGTGGATGTTGGTGAAAGACTAGACATACACGACAGCTGGTataaaatagagagcccagaaacacacacaccccatccccTGTTGGTATACACTTGACATGAATGAGGCGCATCTTTTCTTGAGTGCAGCTTAAGACAGCTGGCAAATcacatggaaaaatgaaactgGATTCTTACCACATACCATATGCAAAAATTTACTCCTGATGAATTACAAACTTACATATGaaaaccaaaaactaaaaatCTTTAGAAAGTAATATAGGAGAATATCTTTTTCTCCTTAAGATAGAAAACCATTTCTTTaatgagaaacagaaagtaagcactaatcataaaagaaaattgcAAATTAGACTCTGTTAATATCCAAGACATCAtagcagaaaaagacaaataacaaaataGTAAAAGGTATTTGAAATTCATAAAACCAATTAAAACATCCAGATTAAGAGTACATAAAGATCCCtagaaatcagtaagaaaaacagGCAAAGCTGGGGGCTGAGGGAGATGAGGgactaggaaaaaaattaaataaacatttcacaaaagagaataaaatcaaaatgacCAATAATCTTATGAAAATATGATGTGTTATGTTAATAATCAGACAAATTCAAATTAAATCACAATGGGAAGCCATTGCACACCAACAGATAACAAAAATTAGAATTCTGAGGATAAATatgaaaagtttaagaaaatatgAAGCAATATAAAATTATGCTGTTAGTAgcaatataaattggtacagtcacttgGGAAACAATTTGCTATCATCTGTATAGTTCAACTAAAGATATAACAAGGTGACTAGGTTTAACAAGACTGTGCCGTAAATTTGAAAATTGTTATGACAGTAGATTTTAATAGTTGtcacacagaaatcaaaactatgGATATGTTAACTAACAttattgtggtcatcattttGCAATAAATACATTTgtcaaatcactgtgttgtacacatTAAACAATGTTCTATGtccattatttctcaataaactgGAAATAGGTAGTATTTGTCAAGAGATTaaatgaatagaaagaaagacagcCACCTGAAGAGTAATTAGAAGATGCAGGACCCAAACCCAGGACTTTCTGCCTCTATAGTATTTATTCTTAATAtgtagataaaatttttaaattaaactcacATGTaaggaaaaagatacatgtgtgtTGTATGAGGCACTGGCTTATCCTGAGGGCAGTAGCAGAATGTACATTTTCCCCTATATCCTTGCTGTGAATGATATTCACCAAAATACACAAGTATTCTCTGTaaaaaatccaaaaggaaatttgCTCTCTGATTTCAGTGCCAAGAAGAGTTGTATCTTCATTTAGCAGAGGAAGGACCTGAGGTTCATAGAGGCTAAGTAACTTCTCAAAAGCAACTACTAAGAGGCAAGACCAGCATTCTAATAAGTATCTCTTTTCCTCATCGCTAAACCCCAAAGCTCTGAGACTAAACTCTGAAAAACATGCATTACTTGATCCAAAATCCCTTTGCTATATGACAATGATTGCCTGACCCTGTGATTTAAACATATATGAACTTATATTAGCCTAATCCCACATACAAAAATGTCTAATCCATGTGCCTCCCCAGACACTAGAATGCATATTCACACCATTGAACTACCCCTCACTGAATATCCTAAAAATTGCAACCTTCTCATTTTGACTTGTCTTCCCCAGATCTAGAATACATGTTGGTCGACATCCGAATCCCCCCAAATTAAAGTATTCACCTACATAAATATCTGTCCATCCCTCATAACTCTTAGTTGGGAAAACAGAAGCATGCCCTTGAGAtgtcacagagaggttaagaaactcaAAGATCAGTCCCAACATCTAAACAGGAACCCTCAGGGGTCCTCTGTCCCCTTGGAGACAAACCCCCTAGAGAGGTCATTACACCACAACATCCTTAGCCTAAAAAGCATCTGAGAGGTCACAGAACAGACCTCAGACTCGTGAGAAGCTGGCTGTACTGCCACAATCAAGAGAGTCCTCCCACTTGAGTCAGAGCATCTCTGCCTTCTGAGATCTGGAGCTGGGAGAGCAGCAGTGAGCTAGGGACAAGGCATTAAGAAAGAAGGGCGGGAGTTGAGGTCAGGGAAGGAAAACATGTTACCCTTTGGAGTAGTATATCAGCTCCTCCTCCATCCCTGCTTGTCTCCTTATCAATCAGCCCTGAATTTCATGGGAGACACATGAGGAAGCTGAGCTTTGACTGAGAAGCAGACACGACTTGATGAACGGACATGGTGCACATCAGCTTCTGGAGAggctgaggaagaaagaaaagcatctgGGCATAGAGGTGAGCTTCAGAAGCTGGCCACCCACTTGGCTACTCCAACCCAGTTTGGTACCTTACTTTTTTTCTCCCAGATACTTTCAAATATCTCACAGATTGAGACAGCATAAGTCAAGCAGAACTTCCATGTGGCTTTTGGTCTTTAgttcaactggtttgatctccaaccCATTTATACCATTTGTTTTATTAGAAGTAAAACCCCACCAgtagaagggaaggaaaagaaaacccatCATATTCACAGCCTGATCCACTCACCCTGTGTTTTTAGAACTATTCTTCCTGATTTTCAGATCCAAAaccttcctcctttttttctaGTCATCAACCTGTATATTCTTCACATCTGTGACCTGCAGCACCCAATCCCATTAATTCACTAACTCTCCACTAATTTTTGTATTCCACATTCCCCAGTCAGTCCTTTCATAAATACTTCACCTTTGAATATTGATCAGTGTGTGATACACTGCTTTCCAGACATAGTATCTCAGTTGCTAGTCATTAAACATCAAGAATGTGTTTGTGAACAGGTGATGGAGGATAAATCAAACTCCCACAGTTCAATTTCAGTCCAGGGCACTGTCCACTGCAGGACCCCAACTCCACTCACTAGACACACAGCGGTCACACATAGTCAAATTTTTCC is a genomic window of Muntiacus reevesi chromosome 3, mMunRee1.1, whole genome shotgun sequence containing:
- the LOC136162705 gene encoding olfactory receptor 1L8-like, which gives rise to MERLNQTSSVSEFILLGLSSRPEDQKPLFILFFIMYLITITGNVLIILAIRSDPQLHTPMYVFLSVLSFIDIWYTTTIVPKMLVNFLSEKKTISYAGCLTQMYFFCALGNTDNCLLAAMAYDRYVAICDPFHYVTIMSRRTCVLLVAMSCSLPHFHSLLHILLLNQLTFCNSNVVHHFLCDINPLLKLSCSSIFVNDLTIKTEGLVFWVTPFLCIVFSYVRILIAVLRIPSAAGKRKAFSTCGSHFTVVILFYGSIFYVYLQPLSSYTVRDRVATLVYTVLSSMLNPFIYSLRNKDMKRGLRKLMGRRKS